A single Asterias rubens chromosome 13, eAstRub1.3, whole genome shotgun sequence DNA region contains:
- the LOC117298782 gene encoding ADP-ribosyl cyclase/cyclic ADP-ribose hydrolase-like has protein sequence MFGPIDVARSILLLASSAVLCRCLTFTGPGTTPDLEVIFKGRCAEYIGGHVYPHVDSEELRTKNCTLLWELFLEAFVYRDPCNVTLDMYADFVNEAATSIPANQAVYWDGFDVYSDVRSYVNDGHRGLTLEFTLVGYIMNGYLYFCGQTEYPGIKYDSCPQKGDCGGDFPEGSIDAFWAAASVYFGKYGAGKVKFIVNSNRPGGAFHTNDSFFAQYEVVNMDSSKISLMEIYIITFLEETPGETCESQSIETLRSMLDDRGISSTCTLQPEDVLHMFCADNPTAKDCAFAASQSSKKALRHEISRIGMAFGAVFVYIFHVKSISL, from the exons ATGTTTGGTCCCATAGATGTAGCACGGAGTATTCTACTCCTCGCCAGCAGTGCGGTTCTGTGCAGATGTTTGACCTTTACTGGTCCGGGTACGACCCCTGACCTGGAGGTCATATTCAAAGGAAGATGTGCAGAATACATAGGAGGTCATGTTTATCCACATGTGGATTCTGAAGAACTCAG AACGAAAAATTGCACGTTGTTATGGGAGTTATTTCTCGAAGCTTTCGTGTACCGCGACCCATGTAATGTCACGCTGGACATGTACGCAGACTTCGTCAATGAAGCCGCAACAAGTATACCAGCTAACCAA gCGGTATACTGGGATGGTTTTGACGTATACTCTGACGTCAGATCTTACGTCAATGACGGCCACCGTGGTTTGACTCTTGAGTTCACACTGGTTGGCTACATTATGAACGGCTATCTGTACTTCTGTGGCCAGACCGAATATCCAGGCATAAAGTATGACTCGTGCCCACAGAAGGGCGATTGTGGCGGCGACTTCCCTGAAGGTTCTATCGATGCTTTCTGGGCTGCTGCTTCTGTATAC tttggaAAGTACGGCGCCGGTAAAGTGAAGTTCATTGTCAACAGCAACAGACCTGGAGGTGCATTCCACACAAACGACAG ttTTTTTGCGCAGTACGAAGTGGTAAACATGGATTCATCGAAAATCAGTCTTATGGAAATCTACATAATAACGTTCCTTGAGGAAACACCAGG tgAAACTTGCGAATCTCAGTCCATAGAGACACTACGGTCAATGCTCGATGACAGAGGCATTTCGTCTACATGCACGCTGCAGCCCGA AGACGTGCTCCATATGTTTTGTGCTGACAACCCGACGGCAAAGGATTGTGCATTTGCCGCCTCCCAGTCTTCAAAAAAGGCACTGCGTCATGAAATCTCCCGAATAGGAATGGCGTTTGGTGCTGTCTTCGTGTacatttttcatgtaaaatCCATTAGCCTTTAA